Below is a window of Mycobacterium dioxanotrophicus DNA.
CGATCGAGGCCGCCTCAACCGAGATGAACGGTGGGTAGTTGCCCTTGAAATACGCTGTGTCGACGATGATTCCGTGGATGATGCCGGCGGTGCCGAGCCGAACGATCGCGTAGTCGTGGCCGTCGTCGCGGCGTCGACGGGTTTCCCACCCGTCATAGACCTTGCCCTTGTGCCCGAACTCGTGCGGGTCGAAGAACGGCGCACCGGGCTTGATCAAGTTCTCGCGCTGCGCGAACAGTTCGTCGTTGGCCGCTGACACGCTGCCGCCGAGTGCGCGCGAGGCAAGATCGGGCAGGCCTGTGAAATCGGTGCTCATGATTCTCCTTATCGGCTGGTGGTGACGAGGTCGGCGGATACCGCGATGGTGCGCCCGATGCGGCGCAGCAGATCCGCCGCGTTCATCATGGATGTATGGGTGTCGGGCTCGAGCTCGGCGAGCGTGTATGCCTTGGCAATTCCGGCCTCGCGCAACTGAATATCGCGCAGTGTGTTGCGGCCGGCGACCGCGATGACCGGCACCCCGGCCTCACGGGCTGCGGCGGCCACTCCGACCGGAGCCTTGCCATGCAGGCTCTGCGTGTCCAGTGATCCCTCACCCGTGATGACGATATCCGTCTCGGCGAGCTTGCGTCGGAAGTCGATGAGGTCGAGCACAGTTTCGATTCCGGAACGGGTGGTGGCGCCCAGGACCGACATCGCTCCGAACGCGGTACCACCCGCGGCTCCTGCGCCGGGCACCCGGCTGTCGTCCCGGCCTGTCGCGACGTGCAGCAGCTGCGCCCACCGGGTCATCGACTCCTCCAAGATCACCAGCTGCACTGCTGTCGCGCCTTTCTGCGGTGCGTACACCGCCGTCGCGCCCCGCGGGCCGAGCAGCGGGTTGTCGACATCGCACGCAAGCTGGAAACGCGCACTGCGGACCGCTGGACGCAGGGCACCGAGGTCGACGTGCACGGCGTCCCGCAGGGCGGCGCCGCCGGGGCTCACCTCGTTGCCCTCGACGTCGAGGATCCGCACCCCGAGCGCTTGCAGCATTCCGGCGCCTCCGTCGGTCGACGCACTGCCGCCGACACCGATGATGACCTCGCGGGCACCCTCGTCGAGTGCATGCCCGATCACGGTGCCGAGGCCGAATGTGCTCGCCCCCAAGGGATCCAGTTCACCCGCCGCGAGGGCCACGAGGCCCACGGCCGCGGCCAGTTCGACCACGGCGGTCGGCCCGCGACGGGCGTA
It encodes the following:
- a CDS encoding glycerate kinase; amino-acid sequence: MTRVLVAPDKFKGSLTAAEVADALADGLTAGNPSWSVITAPVADGGDGTVAAAVAAGWAPVAVATTGPTGRPVTARYARRGPTAVVELAAAVGLVALAAGELDPLGASTFGLGTVIGHALDEGAREVIIGVGGSASTDGGAGMLQALGVRILDVEGNEVSPGGAALRDAVHVDLGALRPAVRSARFQLACDVDNPLLGPRGATAVYAPQKGATAVQLVILEESMTRWAQLLHVATGRDDSRVPGAGAAGGTAFGAMSVLGATTRSGIETVLDLIDFRRKLAETDIVITGEGSLDTQSLHGKAPVGVAAAAREAGVPVIAVAGRNTLRDIQLREAGIAKAYTLAELEPDTHTSMMNAADLLRRIGRTIAVSADLVTTSR